ACGTAGTACTCGTTGTAGAACTCAACGTTGTGCTTGACGCAGTTTTGGTACAGGGTCTGCAGGATCATGTGGCCGGTGCGGTCGGCTGCATAGCACGCGCGGCGGACGGGTGCCTTGCCGTGGTCACGGGTGTGGCCACCGAAGCGGCGCTGGTCAATCCGGCCCTCGGGCGTGCGGTTGAACGGCAGACCCATCTTTTCAAGGTCCAACACGGCGTCGATGGCTTCCTTCGCCATGACCTCGGCTGCGTCCTGGTCAACCAGGTAGTCGCCGCCTTTGATGGTGTCAAAGGTGTGCCATTCCCAGTTGTCTTCTTCGACGTTGGCCAATGCTGCGCACATTCCACCCTGAGCTGCACCGGTGTGCGAGCGGGTGGGGTAGAGCTTGGTCAGTACCGCGGTGCGTGCTCGCTGACCGGATTCGATCGCGGCGCGCATGCCGGCGCCACCTGCACCGACAATGACGACGTCGTACTTATGGACCTGCATACCAGATGCTCTCTCTTTCAAAAATTCAGATGGTCGGCGGAGGCTGCTCCGCTACGTCAGGCGAACCGGTTTGCTCGAGGGAGCAAACCGGAAGGCGCCGCTACGGGGCCGGGCAGAAACCACCAGGCAACTGAACGCCGTCGACGACGGGGCACGGGTTGAAGGTGAAGATCACCAGTGTGCCAAGGATGATGATGACCAGGGTGGCCGCGTAGAGGACCATCTTGAGCCAGAAGCGCGTGGAATCCTTCTCGGCGTAGTCGTTGATGATGGTGCGGACGCCGTTGGTGCCGTGAAGCATGGCAAGCCACAGCATGGCAAGGTCCCAGAACTGCCAGAACGGATCGGCCCACTTGCCGGCAACGAAGCCGAAGTCGATTGCGTGGATGCCCTCGCCCACCAGCAGGTTGACGAACAGGTGGCCGAAGATCAGCACCACCAGGACGATGCCGGAGAGACGCATGAAGAGCCAGGCGATCATCTCGAAGTTGCCACGGCTGGAGCCGGTGCGGTTGTACTTCGGTGCGATCTTCCCGGACCCGATTTTTC
This genomic interval from Paenarthrobacter aurescens TC1 contains the following:
- a CDS encoding putative succinate dehydrogenase, membrane subunit (sdhD) — encoded protein: MTTIETPRSGKIGSGKIAPKYNRTGSSRGNFEMIAWLFMRLSGIVLVVLIFGHLFVNLLVGEGIHAIDFGFVAGKWADPFWQFWDLAMLWLAMLHGTNGVRTIINDYAEKDSTRFWLKMVLYAATLVIIILGTLVIFTFNPCPVVDGVQLPGGFCPAP